A genomic region of Zalophus californianus isolate mZalCal1 chromosome 1, mZalCal1.pri.v2, whole genome shotgun sequence contains the following coding sequences:
- the HES1 gene encoding transcription factor HES-1 — protein sequence MPADIMEKNSSSPVAATPASVNTTPDKPKTASEHRKSSKPIMEKRRRARINESLSQLKTLILDALKKDSSRHSKLEKADILEMTVKHLRNLQRAQMTAALSTDPSVLGKYRAGFSECMNEVTRFLSTCEGVNTEVRTRLLGHLANCMTQINAMTYPGQPHPALQAPPPPPPGPGGPQHAPFAPPPPLVPIPGGAAPPPGGAPCKLGSPAGEAAKVFGGFQVVPAPDGQFAFLIPNGAFAHSGPVIPVYTSNSGTSVGPNAVSPSSGPSLTADSMWRPWRN from the exons atgcCAGCTGATATAATGGAGAAAAATTCCTCGTCCCCGGTGGCTGCTACCCCAGCCAGTGTCAACACGACACCGGATAAACCAAAGACAGCATCTGAGCACAGAAAG tcaTCAAAGCCTATCATGGAGAAAAGACGAAGAGCGAGAATAAATGAAAGTCTGAGCCAGCTGAAAACACTGATTTTGGATGCTCTTAAGAAAGAT AGCTCGCGGCATTCCAAGCTGGAGAAGGCGGACATTCTGGAAATGACAGTGAAGCACCTCCGGAACCTGCAGCGGGCGCAGATGACGG CGGCGCTTAGCACAGACCCGAGCGTGCTGGGGAAGTACCGCGCCGGCTTCAGCGAGTGCATGAACGAGGTGACCCGCTTCCTGTCCACGTGCGAGGGCGTTAACACTGAGGTGCGCACCCGGCTGCTCGGCCACCTGGCCAACTGCATGACCCAGATCAACGCCATGACCTACCCCGGGCAGCCGCACCCCGCCTTGcaggcgccgccgccgcccccgccgggACCCGGCGGCCCGCAGCACGCGCCGTTCGCGCCGCCACCTCCTCTCGTGCCCATCCCCGGGGGCGCGGCGCCCCCTCCCGGCGGCGCGCCCTGCAAGCTGGGCAGCCCCGCTGGAGAGGCCGCTAAGGTGTTCGGCGGCTTCCAGGTGGTGCCCGCCCCGGACGGCCAGTTTGCCTTCCTCATCCCCAACGGGGCCTTCGCTCACAGCGGCCCCGTCATCCCAGTCTACACCAGCAACAGCGGGACCTCCGTGGGTCCGAACGCAGTGTCGCCTTCCAGCGGCCCCTCGCTCACGGCGGACTCCATGTGGAGGCCGTGGCGGAACTGA